From Nymphaea colorata isolate Beijing-Zhang1983 chromosome 6, ASM883128v2, whole genome shotgun sequence, a single genomic window includes:
- the LOC116255578 gene encoding uncharacterized protein LOC116255578, protein MSSIGPGKGLLEVAKFGIYVAIPIVMMYTFAYDSKNLERIMGNRSYVVYPPEGPRPPSPEEIREIARKKSLQ, encoded by the exons ATGTCGTCGATCGGTCCTGGCAAAGGCTTACTGGAGGTCGCCAAATTTGGGATATACGTGGCGATTCCCATTGTTATGATGTATACTTTCGCCTATGACTCGAAGAATTTGGAGAGGATCATGGGGAAC CGTTCGTATGTGGTATATCCACCAGAGGGTCCTCGACCTCCATCACCAGAAGAAATACGTGAGATTGCTCGTAAGAAGAGTTTACAATGA